The nucleotide window GGAGACACTGAATTAAAGaatgagtaaaatttaaaagcattgaaAGACATATGACTGAATACCAAAGGAGAGTGAAAAGCAATGGACACTGGTTTTTCAATCTACATAAAATTAGATTCTATTAATACTTATACAACTTCAACTGCCAAGTAGATTCTTCTAGACATAGAGCTTACTTACTCTGTGAACAAAGTAAATTACCAAATTAATAATCTGCTTTAAGTAGCATTACCAGAGATTACCAACTAAGCAGACTAGTAAAATTCATAAGTAAGGgttaaaatcttaatttctttaatcataaaaaatttcaatagaaatAACCcagttctggccgggcgcggtggctcacgcctgtaatcctagcactctgggaggccgaggcgggtggattgctcaaggtcaggagttcgagaccagcctgagcgagaccccgtctctactaaaaatagaaagacattatatggacacctaaaaatctatacagaaaaaattagccgggcatagtggcgcatgcctgtagtcccagctactcgggaggctgaggcagtaggatcgcttgagcccaggagtttgaggttgctgtgagctaagctgacgccacggcactcactctagcctgggcaacaaagtgagactctgtctcaacaaaaaaaaaaaaaaaaaaaaaaaaaaaagaaataacccagTTCTTACCAGGCAAATGACATCTCCTTCATCATTTTGTTCCTGAcacatttatattatttgataaaatttactgTCTCTTTGCCACGTGGGGCACATCTAAAGTTTTGAATGAATATAATCATCTTTAATAATGACTTCAGAATAATTATGGTACTGCTATAATAGCCATGTCATATAGACAGGATTATCCATTATATTGACCTTACTCCTGAAAGGATTGTCATTATTTACATGCTTTATGCTTATACCTATGATATGGTTGCGTTGGAACACAAAATTTTtcattgtaataaaaaaataagagttgtgcagacagaataaatcaaatcTAGGAAAGCTGCAAGAGTAGGTAGATACTATAGAACTTATATGCCCTGGAAGAcaggttttaaaaatagcaaaaaaagaaaaaaaaactattctcaTAAGCTTAAACAAAAGCTTCCAAGACAAACTGGCTGCTGCAGGTTAAGACATTTTTGAGTTTGTGTCAATTTCTGTAGGTCCTGCTTCGCTTAGCAATTCTTAAAGCAATCCTTTAAAGTGAGTGACTTGGTGCATAATAAGGCCTGCTCTCTGTCTGAAGCTTTTAGAACAATGAGTACACTTGTACGGCTTCTCCCCTGTATGGATTCTTAAATGAATAACTAGGCTTGGTCTCTGTCTAAAGCTTTTCCCacaataattacattttaaaggtCTCTCTTCAGTATGCGTTCTCTGGTGCAAAGTAAGAGCTGTCAGTCGACTAAAACTTTTCCCACAATTATGACATCTATGAGGTTTTTCACCTGTATGAGTTTTCAGATGTCTTTTAAGACTTGATCCATGACAAAAACTTTTCCCACACTCAAGGCATTTATATGTTTCTTCTTCAGAATGTGTTCGCTGGTGCCCAATGAGGTGTGACCGCCGAGTAAATCGCTTTTTACATACAGTGCATTCATAAGGTCTCTCCCCTGTATGAAGTCGTTGGTGTCTATAAAGGTCTGAACTACGAAGGAATCTTTTCCCACATTCAGGACATTTGTGAGGTTCCTCTCCTGAATGAATTATCTGGTGCCCTGTAAGTTGTGACTTCCGAGCAAAACATTTTCCACACTGAGGGCATTGGTGAGGTTTCTCTCCTGGACTCTTTTTCTTATGGGGTCTAGGGTTGAGAGGTTCTTCCACATTGGAGCTCTCAGGTGTCTCTCCTAGAGGGGGATTCTGATGCTCTACAAGTTTTGTTAAATCTGTCTGTAAATCCTCTGGGGTAGGTTCCCATTGGTTTTCTAACTGTACATAGTCTTTTTGCAAAATGGGACCGTCGAGAGCATTCCCCTCTACAGTTACAATAAATGGATACATATTCTccagttttttctgttttgaaggatcttcttcattttctatccCGATCTCAAAACctgagagaagaaatagaaattgcaGATATCATTGTGTTccacagagaaagcaaagtgaGGGAAAACGAACAGTTATATTAAACCACTAGTAGGAATACAGGAATTCCTAAATAGAATTCCAAACCCTTTACCCTGATTAaggttgaatttttcttttctttcttccctagtATATCAATGAACAATTACTTACCTATCTTGGAATCAAgtaattgtttcatttctttggacTCTTGTAATTCCTTCACCCATGGCTCTTCTCTATGCTCCAATGGGAAGTTCACGTCAAGCTTTGGTAATGGATATCCTGGCCATAAGAAAGATGGGAAGCATGACAGTTTGGCTCATCAAAAGTTTTCCCAAAATTAAGGCTGATTTCTTGGACATGTGGCCTCTTCATATGTACTTTCTTCTCAATTACTATTATTTCACCCAGAGTCTCTTAcaagaggctttttaaaaaaaaaaaaaaaaagataagaacaaaTTGCTCAATTCAAGGCTATTCTCCTCTAATCTTTGGAAGGTGAGTGAATCAACTGTGTGCTGAAATCAATGCACTAAATCACTTCTGCATCTATTTTGATAATAGATTTATTTAGGTTAGAGCTAAAATATGAAGTAAATCTTCATAACATTTTGGCAAATTTCTTCATAAAGTCTGAGCACTGCTATTGAGTGCCAAATGAAGAGAGAGGTAAAAGTAGGAGTTATGAAACTGTTTACTGGAATAATTTCAGTTAAGACTTTCAAATTAAAGGAAATTGAACTGGGCTGGCAACTGGCAAAAACAGTCTTTATGTTTGTTTCAGTTGAAGTCTAGAAGTAGATTCTCTTAAAATTAGCCCAAATGACTATCAAACAGTATTTTTAACTGTCAGTCTAAGGACAACCAGATGAAGTTTCTAACCACACACTCTCCTCCCCTGTCTGACCACCCCTGTCTTCACTGACAGCCACTGTGGCTTATGTCCTCTTTTCtatgcctcttcctctccttcctcctctctggccAAGTTTACTGGTCTTCAGTGAAATGTGGATTGtaaattattgatttgagatccaAACATAGGCTGatgtttaaatattaacattatgaAAATGACATCAGGAATTTAGTTTGACTAGTAATAGTctgaaggaaaatttaaatttcagaacattatatTAAGACATAGGAAGTGGACTAAAATGccttatttttcatgaaaaaattatatttcctttttaagatcaagaaataaaatatgaatttcaaataaaatattgtttaaattcactattttgtttttatttagatttcaaaGCTAAGAGTTAAATAAAAGGGCAATACAGAACAGGTCAAATAAAACTGGAGGTCATGGATCAAAGCTGCCATGAAATTAAAGAGGGAGCAAACTGAAACTTGGAGAAGCAGAGTATCAAAGGCTTAAGTGTAAAATAGTGATTTAAAATCTAGATGTAGGGAGGAATACTTCCAGCATAATACCATGAAGATCTCTGCAGACCCACTTCTCAATCAAACTGGTaagaatttgtaaaaaatgaaaaaccaagcAAAGTCTCTTGAAATAGTCCCAAGGGCATACAGCAAACAAAGAAACATCTACATAAAATCTACTAAAATTCAGTAAGAACAGCGAGAGTTTGAAGTAGTTGAATCCAAACTGTTCCCTTTATCCCCTTTCCCACCTCTTCTGCATACTGACAGGGCCAAGAGCCCAGGATACTCTCTCCCCTCAGCTCCCTATCAGACATCTTTTAGGAATCTCATTATATGCATGTTGGTGTACTTATTGGTGCCCCACTTTTCTCTGAGgctccattcatttttttcccctctgttcttCTGATAGCATAATCTCTATTGATCTggcttcaagttcactaattctttcttttgacAGCTCAAATCTACTGGTGAACCACTCctgtgactttttcatttccattattaTGCTTTCCACTCCacaatttccatttgatttttttttgtaatttccatctctttattgatattctctactTAATGTGATATTGTCATCATAACTTCCTTGACTTCTTTAATCATGGCTTTCTCTAGTTCTTGGAACATATTCATAGTGGCTACTTTGAAGTCTTTGTTAAATCTGATATCTAGTCACTCTCATAAGCAGATTctgttgcctgtttttttttttccaatttatggaTCATACTTTCCTGTTCACATGTATGTCTCATAAAGTTTTGTTAGAAACTCAACATTTTAGATAATAAATTGTAGCAACTCTATGTCATCCTCCCAAgggctttttattgttatttgcttggttttttttcttgttgtttagtAAATGATTGGATAATTTTAGTAAAATCTATTCCACCCAGCAAAGTTAAGCAGTGTTAAGCAGTGCACCCCAGGAGGAGGAATATCAGATTAATATTGCTTAACAACATTACCCAGGAATGACAGTTGTTTTTGCAGGGCagaagaacaaatatttaaagaaataatggccaaaactctccaaatatatttttaaaaacattaagctACACACTTAGGAAGCTCAATGAATTCCAAGTAAAATAAGCACAAGAAATTCATAGACATATCATAGTAAAGACTCTAAAAGCCACATAAAAGTATAAAGCCTTGaaagacagcaagagaaaaacGACTCATCACTTATAAGTGAGTTCTTATAAGATTAAAACTGagttctcatcagaaacaatggagtaGAGAGAAGGCAGTGGAacaacatattcaaagtgctcaaagagaaatgaaaactgtcAACCGTGAATCTTATATATagcaatcttgaaaaataagaacaaagttggGGCTCTCACACTTTCAGATTTCAAAACTTTCTACAAAGCAATGACAATCAGGATAGTGTGGTACTTCCATAAGAACacacatatagatcaatggaatagaaatcAAAGTCCAGCAATAAATGCATATACCTGTGGTCAACTGGTTTTTGACAAGGGTCTCAAGGACATTAAATGTGAAAagaatagccttttcaacaaatcatGCTGAACACCTGGATGTCCATATGAGAAAAAAGTATTatttggacccctacctcacaccctattaaaattaattgaaaatggatcaaagtcttaaatgtaagaattaaaactataaaactctttttttttttttttttgagacagagtctcactctgttgcccgggctagagtgagtgccgtggcgtcagtctagctcacagcaacctcaaactcctgggctcaagcgatcctactgcctcagcctcccgagtagctgggactacaggcatgcgccaccatgcccagctaattttttgtatatatatattttaattgtccatataatttctttctatttttagtagagacggggtctcgctcttgctcaggctggtctcgaactcctgaccttgagcgatccacccgcctcggcctcccagagtgctaggattacaggcgtgagccaccgcgcccggcctataaaactcttagatgaaaacataggagtaaatttttgtgaccttggattaggcaatcaGTTTCTTacatatgacatcaaaagcacaaacaataaaacacaaaacagttaaatttgacttctttgaaattaagaaaagtcCTTTGTGTTGCAAAGAAcactatgaaaatgaaaagacagcttacagaatgggacaaaatatttgcaaatcatatatccaatAGGGGACTTTTATATagaatatacagttgacccttaaacaacataggtttgaactgtgtggatccacttatacatggattttctcccctcaccctccaccacccctgagacagcaagacacTTCCCATTCACCTTTGATCCATCTCCCTCCTTTCAGACCTCGGTTCCCATCCTTCACTCTTATGTATTGAATAAAATATCACTACTAATGCTGAATGAAATGAACACTTATTTAAAAAGGTTTCCACAGATGTTAGTCCTATTTCTGTCTGCTAACATGGTAAGAACAGCTACGGCTCTTACACAGCAAAGCTAAGTGAAGGTGAGCAGAAGTTGGCACTCATATGTTGTGATGGGAGAATAATTGGTACAATAATTTTGAAGGACAATTTGACACtatctattaacattttaaatgcacattAACTAACTGATcctacttctagaaatttatcctatcAACACCTGCATATACATGTGCTCATGGCATGTTTTTTAGCTTGCCTCTGTGGCTTCTGGGTCAATGTCAAATGGCAGTAAGAAAGCAGACCCTAATGCCTACTTCTGTTAGGCGGCTCTTTATTCTCATTGTAAGCTGTCGGCAAGGCTACTATTACCACTGGATGAGTGGTTTTGCAGTAACAGAAGAAACATCAACTATTGGTCAATTGGTAAAAAAAGACAAGACCTAAACTCTACTTCTAAGAGCTccaattttttttagctcccacgtgAGTAAGAtatgcaaagaaatgatacattttgaggtgatagatatgctagttaccctgatttgatcattacacagtgTATATACATACCGAAATATccctctgtatcccataaatatgtacaattattacatgtcaactaaaaatgaaagagagaaaaaaatgaagggccctacaaagatagaaaacaaagccTGTAACCTTAAATTTAATTATGTCTTCTGTTTTTGAGACTATAGTCCAGAACATTGGTTTTCCAGTGACAATTCATGTTGCCCAGGATGTTAAACTCATCTCCTGGCTACAGCCAAGAGATCCATCATGGGTATATTCTATTTGACCAAATTAAGTGAAGaatttacttaagaaaaattcactgatgaaaatgaacaaaaagagattagtttttcatctaaaaaactgaagtaaaaagtaaaaggcCAGTAGGTCCAGAGAAGCATGGGgtacatatttgttttaaaatatgctccAAAATTCTTTGATATTCTTCCCTTTGAGAGGTGGAACTTTATCTTCCTTCCCTTAAGTGTGCGATGGACTTAGTGACTCTATTCTCATGAATGGTAGAAGTGGTGGTGTGTGACTAGGTTATCAAAGACATTGTGTCATGCTCCTTGCTTTCTCGTAGATCCTTTGCTGTGGTGGAAGCCTGGTGTCATGAGGACACTTAGGTAGCCTATGGAGAAGTTCCGTTGCTAAGGAACTGAGGCTTCCTGCCAGCCACTGCTGACCTCTTGACAGCAACTCCAAGAGAGACTCTGAGCCATAGACATCTAGTAAACCCCTCCCCAATTCCTGACTCTCAGAAACtgtgaaatgataaatactttttCCTTTAAGCAGCTAAGTTTTGGGGgtaatttattatgcagcaatagctaTCCAACACAAAGAAGGGAAAATCAACTGGAGGTTAGTTAACAAAGAAGGTGCTTCACTGATGAATGTTCCCCTCATCCTATATTCAGGAATGGCTTTATTAAGCCCCATTAGCAAAGACTGTGCCATAAGGGCTCTACTATGCCAAGAAATATCACTATTATAGGGGGGTTAGATATTAGTTTATGGTAAATTATTTGGTGTAATAGGATAATCTGAAGAAATTTAAGTTACAAGAATTTTCTGATGCTTTCTAGATAGCATTCGTTTAccctatattttactttaaattttcatctttctcATAGCCTCATCACCAAAAAGATGTGATCTTTGACATTTCACATACATTCCAAGTGAAACCTCATCAACTGAAATGAAAACTCCAAAGCTTTAACAATTGAAAATATGTTCTAATTTTGGTATACTAATTTTGAACTTCACATTTTCAAAGATAagcacaatatattttatatttttagcaccAGTGCCtccttgtctctttctttttgacTCCAGACATTATAATATTATTGCCTAGCTCTAGCATCTAGAGTGTCTGGCATGAATTCAACTAGGGATATTTTTAAGCTTATGTCTTCCTTAGATCACTTTGCATTTTTCActtaagttcttttttattttgcaacaaatgtgtgtgttttcagttatattaaataaatattgttaaataaaaatacatatacacaattcATAGATACCCAACAATCTAATTTTTTGCTgacaggaaatattttcaaactttaatataAAATCCATTGACTTCTtacattacttttaaatttcttctctaCTCAGCTGACATTTTGTGCTCTCCACTCACTCTACAATAGAATATACTTCACATAATACATcaatgatattttccttttaaaaaaacagtaaacaTTTAAGTATCCTTTAAATAATGGAGCAATAAGCTTGCATCGTTTTGCAAAGCATATTATATCACCTAAAGCAGTGATGAGAACAAGATAATTTCCTCTCctctaaatttataatttttacttgattaattaattaattctatctatcctttgttaaatacatttaatttccatgtgatttagaaaaatattaacaccAAGATTAATATTGCTACTATGTGATCTTTGTACCTGCAATGTTGATAAAAGGAGCAAATTAACATAGAGAACCAGAATGCATATGcagaaatattgaaattaaaatattaatagctaagtTTTACCACTTGTTCCAggcacatataca belongs to Eulemur rufifrons isolate Redbay chromosome 30, OSU_ERuf_1, whole genome shotgun sequence and includes:
- the LOC138378565 gene encoding zinc finger protein 449 yields the protein MAVALGCAIQASLNQGSVFQEYDTDCEVFRQRFRQFQYREAAGPHEAFNKLWELCCQWLKPKVRSKEQILELLVLEQFLTILPTEIETWVREHCPENRERVVSLIEDLQRELEIPEQQVDMHDMLLEELAPVGTAHIPPNMHLESSALQVMGPAQETPVAETWIPQAGPQELNYGAAGECQPFLDPGYPLPKLDVNFPLEHREEPWVKELQESKEMKQLLDSKIGFEIGIENEEDPSKQKKLENMYPFIVTVEGNALDGPILQKDYVQLENQWEPTPEDLQTDLTKLVEHQNPPLGETPESSNVEEPLNPRPHKKKSPGEKPHQCPQCGKCFARKSQLTGHQIIHSGEEPHKCPECGKRFLRSSDLYRHQRLHTGERPYECTVCKKRFTRRSHLIGHQRTHSEEETYKCLECGKSFCHGSSLKRHLKTHTGEKPHRCHNCGKSFSRLTALTLHQRTHTEERPLKCNYCGKSFRQRPSLVIHLRIHTGEKPYKCTHCSKSFRQRAGLIMHQVTHFKGLL